A stretch of the Musa acuminata AAA Group cultivar baxijiao chromosome BXJ2-7, Cavendish_Baxijiao_AAA, whole genome shotgun sequence genome encodes the following:
- the LOC103992633 gene encoding transcription factor HEC2-like isoform X2, which yields MDLRPLAFLWTLGKREREKECVCVWAQKACNHPSRGAAALSWDHLVASLFFSTTPLFYCPHHISTQKPNVKACHTSYVTVKRVPPLSHLSSISLPWHSMDNISNYSGSSSWDLEMMRMATQFQPHINSPCFAYARTEAEGKQEEEEEEALGAVKEMMYRIAAMQPVDVDPATIRKPRRRNVRISDDPQSVAARHRRERISERFRILQRLVPGGTKMDTATMLDEAIRYVKFLKRQVQQLQPTTAEARASSSSPSSSAMGPPPGLGFGAHVQGGHRPMHY from the exons ATGGATCTTCGCCCACTAGCCTTCCTTTGGACtttagggaagagagagagagagaaagagtgtgtgtgtgtgtgggctcAAAAAGCCTGCAATCATCCTTCACGAGGAGCAGCAGCGCTATCATGGGATCATTTGGtggcttccttattcttctccacAACGCCATTATTCTATTGCCCTCACCATATCTCAACTCAGAAACCAAATGTAAAAGCATGTCACACATCCTATGTGACTGTCAAAAGAGTTCCACCTCTGTCTCACT TGTCCTCCATCTCTCTTCCTTGGCACTCCATGGATAACATCAGCAACTACTCCGGTAGCAGCTCTTGGGATCTCGAGATGATGCGCATGGCGACTCAGTTCCAACCCCACATCAATTCTCCATGCTTCGCTTACGCGCGCACGGAGGCGGAAGGGAagcaggaagaggaagaagaagaagctctgGGCGCCGTGAAGGAGATGATGTACCGGATTGCCGCCATGCAGCCGGTGGACGTCGACCCCGCCACCATCAGGAAGCCCAGGCGCCGCAACGTGCGCATCAGCGACGACCCGCAGAGCGTGGCCGCCCGGCACCGGCGCGAGCGGATCAGCGAGCGCTTCCGCATCCTGCAGCGCCTCGTCCCCGGCGGCACCAAGATGGACACCGCCACCATGCTCGACGAGGCCATTCGCTACGTCAAGTTCCTCAAGCGGCAGGTGCAGCAGCTGCAGCCCACAACGGCCGAGGCTCGCGCTTCCTCCTCGtcgccctcctcctccgccaTGGGACCTCCTCCGGGATTAGGATTTGGCGCCCATGTCCAGGGCGGCCACCGCCCCATGCACTACTAA
- the LOC103992633 gene encoding putative transcription factor bHLH086 isoform X1, whose product MDLRPLAFLWTLGKREREKECVCVWAQKACNHPSRGAAALSWDHLVASLFFSTTPLFYCPHHISTQKPNVKACHTSYVTVKRVPPLSHCNKSLPLSSTQFSQLLLGFIGLYILFFFAITLGSTAVSSISLPWHSMDNISNYSGSSSWDLEMMRMATQFQPHINSPCFAYARTEAEGKQEEEEEEALGAVKEMMYRIAAMQPVDVDPATIRKPRRRNVRISDDPQSVAARHRRERISERFRILQRLVPGGTKMDTATMLDEAIRYVKFLKRQVQQLQPTTAEARASSSSPSSSAMGPPPGLGFGAHVQGGHRPMHY is encoded by the coding sequence ATGGATCTTCGCCCACTAGCCTTCCTTTGGACtttagggaagagagagagagagaaagagtgtgtgtgtgtgtgggctcAAAAAGCCTGCAATCATCCTTCACGAGGAGCAGCAGCGCTATCATGGGATCATTTGGtggcttccttattcttctccacAACGCCATTATTCTATTGCCCTCACCATATCTCAACTCAGAAACCAAATGTAAAAGCATGTCACACATCCTATGTGACTGTCAAAAGAGTTCCACCTCTGTCTCACTGTAATAAAAGCCTCCCCTTATCTTCCACCCAATTCTCCCAATTACTTCTTGGATTCATCGGCTTATATATACTCTTCTTCTTTGCCATCACTCTTGGATCCACCGCAGTGTCCTCCATCTCTCTTCCTTGGCACTCCATGGATAACATCAGCAACTACTCCGGTAGCAGCTCTTGGGATCTCGAGATGATGCGCATGGCGACTCAGTTCCAACCCCACATCAATTCTCCATGCTTCGCTTACGCGCGCACGGAGGCGGAAGGGAagcaggaagaggaagaagaagaagctctgGGCGCCGTGAAGGAGATGATGTACCGGATTGCCGCCATGCAGCCGGTGGACGTCGACCCCGCCACCATCAGGAAGCCCAGGCGCCGCAACGTGCGCATCAGCGACGACCCGCAGAGCGTGGCCGCCCGGCACCGGCGCGAGCGGATCAGCGAGCGCTTCCGCATCCTGCAGCGCCTCGTCCCCGGCGGCACCAAGATGGACACCGCCACCATGCTCGACGAGGCCATTCGCTACGTCAAGTTCCTCAAGCGGCAGGTGCAGCAGCTGCAGCCCACAACGGCCGAGGCTCGCGCTTCCTCCTCGtcgccctcctcctccgccaTGGGACCTCCTCCGGGATTAGGATTTGGCGCCCATGTCCAGGGCGGCCACCGCCCCATGCACTACTAA
- the LOC135616242 gene encoding putative UDP-glucuronate:xylan alpha-glucuronosyltransferase 3 isoform X1, whose protein sequence is MMFLPHGCQMKPVLPTSTPMKGPLSSSPISTDSRHRLASTEDDTGKTKAQKLKVVGGDERKFLFPESSSGRKLSSLKLALFVLACCMVLTLAFSPITRKDQPLHSSSGSRFGDVARIWQTTLADPRYISRLDVDWGQVSSTLEDIDCAGDGNLRIGLLNFNLSEVRSWQQTLPPHAELSSVHLDHADTNLTWELLYPEWIDEEEESGVAPACPSLPQPRVKRGSESFHLVAVKLPCDRSGRWSRDVARLHLQLAAAKLAAASAALRVLLLTDCLPLPNLFTCRDLVRHEGSLWLYKPDPATLEEKLRLPVGSCELAIPYEVKVRIYTEAGKREAYATILHSAEHYVCGAIAAAQSLRSSESARDLVILVDETISRRDRGGLEAAGWKLRTIERIRNPKAKRDAYNEWNYSKFRLWQLTDYDNVVFIDADLLVLRNIDFLFAMPEVSAVGNNATLFNSGVMVVEPSDCTFRLLMDHVDEITSYNGGDQGYLNEIFTWWHRVPRNTNFLKHFWVGDTERRKAKKNGLMGADPPALYVLHYLGLKPWLCFRDYDCNWNLQSYRDFASDAAHATWWRVHDALPENLRGFCLLPTKTKAYLEHIRRQAEKAKYPDGHWKQNITDPRLGVCAEEFCSWESMLLHWGEANSPHDSAAAPPSS, encoded by the exons GGATGACACAGGCAAAACAAAAGCCCAAAAGCTGAAAGTTGTCGGAGGAGACGAGCGCAAGTTCCTATTTCCAGAGAGCAGCTCCGGTCGCAAGCTTTCGTCTTTGAAGCTTGCTCTGTTCGTCCTCGCCTGTTGCATGGTTCTAACGCTTGCCTTCTCCCCCATAACTCGCAAAGATCAACCGCTGCACTCAAGTTCAGG GTCTCGGTTTGGAGACGTTGCACGGATTTGGCAAACGACGCTCGCAGATCCTCGATATATCTCGCGTTTGGATGTTGATTGGGGCCAAGTATCAAGCACTCTCGAGGATATCGACTGTGCCGGAGATGGAAATCTCAGAATTGGCTTGCTAAATTTCAACTTGTCCGAGGTCAGATCTTGGCAGCAAACACTGCCGCCACATGCAGAGCTTTCCTCGGTGCATCTGGATCACGCTGACACAAACCTCACCTGGGAGCTTCTCTACCCCGAGTGGATCGACGAGGAAGAGGAGAGTGGAGTAGCGCCCGCTTGTCCCTCTCTTCCTCAGCCTCGCGTCAAGAGAGGGTCAGAAAGTTTCCATCTTGTCGCCGTCAAGCTGCCCTGTGACAGGTCAGGGCGCTGGTCCAGGGATGTCGCCAGGTTGCACCTGCAGCTTGCAGCAGCCAAACTGGCTGCTGCCTCTGCGGCACTCCGTGTCCTTCTTCTCACCGATTGCCTCCCTCTTCCCAACCTCTTCACCTGCAGAGATCTCGTGAGGCACGAAGGGAGTCTTTGGCTGTACAAGCCTGATCCGGCGACACTGGAGGAGAAGCTTCGGCTTCCGGTTGGGTCATGCGAACTTGCAATCCCATATGAAGTGAAAG TGCGGATCTACACGGAGGCCGGGAAACGAGAAGCATATGCTACGATACTGCACTCGGCAGAGCACTACGTGTGCGGAGCGATCGCCGCAGCCCAAAGCCTTCGCTCGTCGGAATCTGCGagggatctcgtcatcctcgtggATGAAACGATCAGCCGACGCGATCGAGGCGGCCTGGAAGCTGCAGGGTGGAAGCTGAGAACCATCGAGAGGATCCGCAACCCCAAGGCCAAGCGCGACGCCTACAACGAGTGGAACTACAGCAAGTTCCGGCTGTGGCAGCTCACCGACTACGACAACGTGGTGTTCATCGACGCCGACCTGCTGGTGCTGAGGAACATCGACTTCCTCTTCGCGATGCCGGAGGTGAGCGCGGTGGGGAACAACGCCACCCTCTTCAACTCCGGCGTCATGGTGGTGGAGCCCTCCGACTGCACGTTCCGGCTGCTGATGGATCACGTGGACGAGATCACCTCCTACAACGGCGGCGACCAGGGCTACCTGAACGAGATCTTCACGTGGTGGCACCGCGTGCCGAGGAACACGAACTTCCTGAAGCACTTCTGGGTCGGCGACACGGAGAGGAGGAAGGCGAAGAAGAACGGCTTGATGGGGGCGGATCCACCGGCTCTGTACGTGCTGCACTACCTGGGGCTGAAGCCGTGGCTGTGCTTCCGGGACTACGATTGCAACTGGAACCTGCAGTCGTACCGGGATTTCGCCAGCGACGCGGCCCATGCGACGTGGTGGAGAGTGCACGACGCATTGCCGGAAAACCTTCGGGGGTTCTGTCTTCTGCCGACGAAGACGAAGGCGTACTTGGAGCACATCCGGAGGCAGGCGGAGAAGGCGAAGTACCCCGACGGGCACTGGAAGCAGAACATCACCGATCCAAGATTGGGTGTTTGCGCCGAGGAGTTCTGCTCTTGGGAGAGCATGCTGCTGCATTGGGGTGAGGCCAACTCGCCCCATGATTCTGCTGCAGCTCCGCCTAGCTCATAG
- the LOC135616242 gene encoding putative UDP-glucuronate:xylan alpha-glucuronosyltransferase 3 isoform X2 has translation MVLTLAFSPITRKDQPLHSSSGSRFGDVARIWQTTLADPRYISRLDVDWGQVSSTLEDIDCAGDGNLRIGLLNFNLSEVRSWQQTLPPHAELSSVHLDHADTNLTWELLYPEWIDEEEESGVAPACPSLPQPRVKRGSESFHLVAVKLPCDRSGRWSRDVARLHLQLAAAKLAAASAALRVLLLTDCLPLPNLFTCRDLVRHEGSLWLYKPDPATLEEKLRLPVGSCELAIPYEVKVRIYTEAGKREAYATILHSAEHYVCGAIAAAQSLRSSESARDLVILVDETISRRDRGGLEAAGWKLRTIERIRNPKAKRDAYNEWNYSKFRLWQLTDYDNVVFIDADLLVLRNIDFLFAMPEVSAVGNNATLFNSGVMVVEPSDCTFRLLMDHVDEITSYNGGDQGYLNEIFTWWHRVPRNTNFLKHFWVGDTERRKAKKNGLMGADPPALYVLHYLGLKPWLCFRDYDCNWNLQSYRDFASDAAHATWWRVHDALPENLRGFCLLPTKTKAYLEHIRRQAEKAKYPDGHWKQNITDPRLGVCAEEFCSWESMLLHWGEANSPHDSAAAPPSS, from the exons ATGGTTCTAACGCTTGCCTTCTCCCCCATAACTCGCAAAGATCAACCGCTGCACTCAAGTTCAGG GTCTCGGTTTGGAGACGTTGCACGGATTTGGCAAACGACGCTCGCAGATCCTCGATATATCTCGCGTTTGGATGTTGATTGGGGCCAAGTATCAAGCACTCTCGAGGATATCGACTGTGCCGGAGATGGAAATCTCAGAATTGGCTTGCTAAATTTCAACTTGTCCGAGGTCAGATCTTGGCAGCAAACACTGCCGCCACATGCAGAGCTTTCCTCGGTGCATCTGGATCACGCTGACACAAACCTCACCTGGGAGCTTCTCTACCCCGAGTGGATCGACGAGGAAGAGGAGAGTGGAGTAGCGCCCGCTTGTCCCTCTCTTCCTCAGCCTCGCGTCAAGAGAGGGTCAGAAAGTTTCCATCTTGTCGCCGTCAAGCTGCCCTGTGACAGGTCAGGGCGCTGGTCCAGGGATGTCGCCAGGTTGCACCTGCAGCTTGCAGCAGCCAAACTGGCTGCTGCCTCTGCGGCACTCCGTGTCCTTCTTCTCACCGATTGCCTCCCTCTTCCCAACCTCTTCACCTGCAGAGATCTCGTGAGGCACGAAGGGAGTCTTTGGCTGTACAAGCCTGATCCGGCGACACTGGAGGAGAAGCTTCGGCTTCCGGTTGGGTCATGCGAACTTGCAATCCCATATGAAGTGAAAG TGCGGATCTACACGGAGGCCGGGAAACGAGAAGCATATGCTACGATACTGCACTCGGCAGAGCACTACGTGTGCGGAGCGATCGCCGCAGCCCAAAGCCTTCGCTCGTCGGAATCTGCGagggatctcgtcatcctcgtggATGAAACGATCAGCCGACGCGATCGAGGCGGCCTGGAAGCTGCAGGGTGGAAGCTGAGAACCATCGAGAGGATCCGCAACCCCAAGGCCAAGCGCGACGCCTACAACGAGTGGAACTACAGCAAGTTCCGGCTGTGGCAGCTCACCGACTACGACAACGTGGTGTTCATCGACGCCGACCTGCTGGTGCTGAGGAACATCGACTTCCTCTTCGCGATGCCGGAGGTGAGCGCGGTGGGGAACAACGCCACCCTCTTCAACTCCGGCGTCATGGTGGTGGAGCCCTCCGACTGCACGTTCCGGCTGCTGATGGATCACGTGGACGAGATCACCTCCTACAACGGCGGCGACCAGGGCTACCTGAACGAGATCTTCACGTGGTGGCACCGCGTGCCGAGGAACACGAACTTCCTGAAGCACTTCTGGGTCGGCGACACGGAGAGGAGGAAGGCGAAGAAGAACGGCTTGATGGGGGCGGATCCACCGGCTCTGTACGTGCTGCACTACCTGGGGCTGAAGCCGTGGCTGTGCTTCCGGGACTACGATTGCAACTGGAACCTGCAGTCGTACCGGGATTTCGCCAGCGACGCGGCCCATGCGACGTGGTGGAGAGTGCACGACGCATTGCCGGAAAACCTTCGGGGGTTCTGTCTTCTGCCGACGAAGACGAAGGCGTACTTGGAGCACATCCGGAGGCAGGCGGAGAAGGCGAAGTACCCCGACGGGCACTGGAAGCAGAACATCACCGATCCAAGATTGGGTGTTTGCGCCGAGGAGTTCTGCTCTTGGGAGAGCATGCTGCTGCATTGGGGTGAGGCCAACTCGCCCCATGATTCTGCTGCAGCTCCGCCTAGCTCATAG